Part of the Zingiber officinale cultivar Zhangliang chromosome 8A, Zo_v1.1, whole genome shotgun sequence genome, GATCATACCGCAATGAAATAACGAGTTGGAAGTGtattttttcccccttttttattttgttatttttagGATGAGATTTTTGAAGGATCATGATCATATCTTTTTTCCAGTTATCCCTTTCTCACAGTTCATAGAGAATGGAAGTGCAATGCAGAAGAACCAAAACGGATTAACAGCCAAAGAAGATAATGAACGCATGCACCAGCAGTCACATTTATACAAGATTTTAACTACAAATCTTACTGAAGACTAAGCTAACAAAGGCACACGTTTAGATCGAGTCGAGTGTTAATACATATGCAGTAGCAATACCTTTTATACAGAAGTTTGGCTGCTTCTCAGGCATTAGTAGAACAAACAGTACATTAGATTAGCAGTGAAACATGACCTAAAGAAATCTAACACAAACTACAACCGAATCCCTAATAGTTTACTAAAAAAAACAAACTTCGATCAACTAGCACAACAATGGGAGGAGCAGAAGAACCAACCAGATGAAACAGCAGTAATTCGTTTCGAGTCACTAAAGACTAGGCCTAAAGGGGGGCATAATCAGCAACTCATTTCCATGGGATGTTAGGCAACCCCTGCTGGTTGCCATTGTTGCATGTCCCAGTACTGTGATTGAATGGGCTCCCAGGTCCGCCTGAGGATTCGCTCAGGGTGCCGCGTGATGGTGGGCTGTGGGCCATCATCCCCCCTACTGGTGCAAGTTTCTCAGGAGCAGACATCGGTTCTCCAGGAACACTCTGCTTCTGTTCTTTCTTCCCGTCAGCAATGAAGCTCCCCACGACAACCTGCAGTGAAACACACAGTTTGAGTTGTGTTTGAATTTATTAACGGCAAAATTTGTCAATGGTAGAATCAGGAGAGAAACAAGCTAGTTTAAGAAAAGAACACAGAACTAAGTTGAAATTCATGACGTCCTAGAGTAGTAATATAGTTTAAAAGTTTATTTATAATGCATTATTCACAACTCTGCTTCCTCCAGTTCAACACAAATTGGGATAAAAAAGAATTTCTAGTTTAGGAAATTAGACAGAAGAACATTTGAATGTTGATCCTTGAAAGGATGTATGAACAGAGTTAAATAGGCTATCTGTTGAAGATGCACGTAGATGGGAAGAAAGAAGCATGGAGTTGTACATTACAAACTACAGAAACATGTACGAATTAAGCAAATCATGTAGATGAACTCAGTAAGAGACTAGGAGCGCGCAAAGTTATCAATTATTATCACGAGGAACCACGTGCATTTTACTATAAATTGACATGGATGAGTATGAGGTTTGTGTTGAATCAGGATTTGAAGacacaaaaaacaaaagaaatctcTTGCACATAAAATTCTTTTTTGATAACATGAACCATGGAGAAGATTATGGGCTCCTGCATGCATGCCATGATAATAGTCTAGCAAAGGACCTAGTGAACAGAAAGTAGATGACCTGAACCGGAGAAGCTGCAGTCAACATTCCAGCCACTCCGCCACCCAACACACGGCCATCAGGACCAGAAAGTGAAACACTCAATCCACCTGTACGACTTCGTTGTCCTCCATTCTCTGTAAGTAGAAATGAGCCTGACAGTGACAATATCTCAAATCGTCCCTGCATGGAAGATATAGATCTAAAATTATTGCAGAGCAACAACAGCAGTAAAGAACATGTTTGTTAATGtgtaaaagaataaataaataaataaatagaactCCATTTTTTTGAACGTTTGACCATGATCCTGCAAAGCATAACTTACTATGGATACTCATAGACTTGCATGACTATTCTAGCATAACTAGCATAGTTAATTTAGGATGTTTTATGTCATTATATTATAGATGATTCGGATTAGTAGCCAGTTGGAAAAAAAACTTCATGCACTTTCAAGCAGGAAATgagaaaaaataaagtaaaatgtGAAAACCATCATTTGGCAGTTTAATCACCGACCTCATAAGTTACAGTTCCACCTGAAGTTGCCGCTTGACGTAATGTTACATTAGATATCGCACCATTTGCTGAAAGAATGCAAACAGCACGAGGACCATGCTGAGAAAAGGACATTATTTTTGACGATACATCCTGAAAGCAAACATCTTATAAATATTAGAAGACTAATGTCTTGAGAAAGAACTTAAACTAGTTATAGGGATTTAAACTGAAACCTCAATCAGCAAGAGTACATATTGAATCTCATAACACATCAGCTATAGGGATTTGAACAGATACCTCAATTAGCAAGATTGTGGATATTGAGTATCATAACACATCAGATACAAATTGTTCTAGATAAAAGATCCACTACAAGCACAAGTCTACTCCAATCAGTAAGCCAGGATAGAACTACAACTAAGCCCATGTGTAGATGGCTCTCCGTTGAATTTGTCCAATTGTCAATGCCACCACAAGCTAGGTAAACTTCGGTCAATTCATGGGCATGGCCCTTACATGCATTGGATCATGCACAACCATTCCCAGAAAAATAGTTACACTACAACCAAGTTTCGAAGTCCTTAGCCACTCACAAGATTTTGTACTCTTTAGACTAAGTAACATTTAATCTCGGGCCTGTCATCCCTTTGACATAGTCAGCAATGTGGGACTACTGCAACCCCTAAATCTGCTCCTGCAACTCCTTAATGAAGGTTCCTTGGATCTCACACAACGCTTCGTAAGCATGATTTGATGTCTCCGTCAGAGCATCCATTAACTTGAACCATGACAAGGATCATCTCCATGCAAGATAATCGATCTCCCAAGTTAGTGAATGCCACCTTCCAACTTCGGCTGGGAAGAGCAGGATCACCACCTACATACGCTTGGTCACTCATGGGTCATGGCTCTAATACCACCTATCATGCTAGATTGTTTAGTATACTTGTTTAATCCATCAATGCAGTCCTGAATTTCAGTCATAGCCGCCCACCCGACCAAACACACAATGCAATATAAAACTTGTATTGCTTGCAAATAGATTATACACACACTTATCACAGAGGATAAGCAGCCTTTTTATAGAATTAAAGAGAATAGGGGACCAATGTGGTCGGGTTTGAAAGTCGCATAACCACCCATCATAACTACTGGAATCCCTTAACCATGCAACCCGCACAACCTCCTAACAAGTCCATGTGTCGTGTGCCCATGTATGCAAACTCAGGTCTAGTCaaagagactataatccttggtTTGTGGCACTAGGATACTTGTCAACTGAAATTTTAATGCCCAATTAGAAAATAACATCTTATTAACAATCAATAATGCATACCAGCGAAATATTATACAGCATCAAAATGCATGTGTATCTTCGAAGCACAcaaaatattatcaaagaaacTTTGGGCATGGTGTTCATATGAATACACAGTGAATCTGATATTAAAGTCTTCACAGAATAAGCTTATCGACTATTCTAATGGAAAGCACAAGTAGAAATTAAAAAGAATGAATAATAGACAATCTCGAGAAGTTTaagacaaattatatttttgcaAGTACGTTAACATTGAACCATAAAAGTTGCATCTGGAGACAAGCAGATAAACCTACTAACTAATAGCAGTTTTATAGTTATATTCATCTATCAGCATCTACTGTTGAGATAAACAAGAAACTAGACTGGAGGCGTTTGAACCTATTATTATCAGAGATGTTGCAAGCAaacaataaatcattaaaagaaagtGGAATTTTTGAAGCAATTCACCTTATGATGGGCACATAATCCACCTTTTTTATGAATGATAATCATTGATATGGAAAATACCGAAGAAAAATATTAAAGAGAGCAGATGGCCATCAAACATTATAAATACGGGAAGAAATTACTCATCCTAGACATTATGTAATCGAGGTACCTCTCCTGCCTTCACAGTAATAACATGAGGTGTAAAACCAATCCCAGCTGATCCTACAAGTGAAATAAAATAACCTTCATTATTTTTTAGTTACATAAAAGTAGAAGTGGATATGTggctaataaaaaattaaaaatctttaagAAATTTAAGGTGCACACATTTAAATGATCACAGACATACAAAGAAGAAAACTATTTAAAAGACTAAATAAATTGAACCCTTACAAAGAAGGGCACTCAACAAGTTACAGTTTGTCAAGTGTTTGCATTTTTAAGAAGTGCTCCAAATTAAAACAATAAATTAATGACCACAGGAATTAAGGTGATAAAACTTCTATAACTGATGCACAATCTAACTTCGAAATTATTTACTATAAACTTTTAGATATTAAAAGCAAATATTGCCTTATATCAACAAAGCAAacacttaaaaaatatacaagtGTCTAATGGTATTTTGATGGATGTCAATAAGACTATCAAATCTACCAAAATCATGGGTCACCACCAAATCAAGTCGGCCTTGTTTATTCCTTTGAGGAGACTGTTCCATCCCAACCATATTTAGAAAATATTCTCCAATCAGTTAGGCACCAAAAAAATATACCAATATCTAGGTTTTGTGTTGTTGTGGAATACCTTTTAGTCTCCAATCTCTTTTTTATTGTGTGCTTAAAGAGGAAGTAGGAGTCGGAGAGAAGGCAAGTAGTAAAatttatcttcctctcaatttGACCTATCTTGTTTACTTGCACAAACTGAAAAGAATTCTTATGACATTGTTAGAGACAAACTTTTGCCTCCATTTTTGTCAAATTTGGGTGGAAAAGCAGAGGAAGTAAACGAAGTTAAAAACCTTCCCCTCTCCTCTCCCTTCCAAGCAAACAAGAGAAATAAGAAAGTTCATTTATTTCCTACTCTTCCTCCTATTTGGCTATTTCCATCTATGTAaacacaaaaaatatatatattatgaaAATTTGGCAGAATGTTCCACGAAAAAGgagcaattaaaataaaaaataattgtttttgcttgtttcatattttttttcaagtttttttttcccatttGAGATTCTGTTTTGGTTTAGAAAAATGATTCTTTTTTTCATGAAGCTCATTCAGCATTAGAACTACCGCTCAAATCAGTTCCTATTGTGCAGCATTGGAACCATAGTGAATGAAACATTTGATCATAACCATGGATAGAAGATATAAACAATGTACACAGAAGATTACCTAAAGCAGCCAGCTGCTGCTTCTTCTTGGAGTTATAAGGCCGGCGCTTCACCGTTGCTCCAGTTGGTGAAGGGGTTAAAGCAAGAGCCATTGTGCCATCAGGGGCGTACTTTCTCGGTCGCCCTCGTTTCCGCTTCAGTGAATCCCCGGTGTTGATATTCAAGCCTTGTGCAGGCAAACCTAAAGAGGGAAGTTCAATACTCCCACTGCCCCCTCCCCCTCCGCCTCCTCCTTCGTAAGCAGAGGCAGCAGGAACAAAAGGAGGAGCAGGAACAGGAGAAGAAGCAGGAGCGGGAGAAGTGTTCGTGGTAGTGGTAATCGGCTTGTATAACGCCGTTCCATCCTGCGAATAAACCAATCGCATACTCTGCATCGGCGACTGGGTTTGCACTGGGCTTTTCTGGACGCCGGAACTGAACGGCACAATTCCTGGCTCTGATCTCACTTCCATGGGAAAAATGATGAAGCTCGAAGTATATTAGCAGGCCAAACTAAATCCTACAAACCCAAAGACTCCCGAGGAAGCACAGAACTACGTAAGATCACGCCCAGACTCGCGCGCGTAGTCAATGATCTAATTCTGAAGACGTTTCCGCGTGCTCCTGAAAGTTCGCTACTGAGAGAACATGGAGCAAAAAAGGAGACAGATCAGTAGAAAGTTTGAATTTTTACCACAAGAAACAACTCGGACAAGCTCAAAGTCACAGATGCAAGTAGTAACTCGAGCACCCTCAAAACCCTAATCATCGACGAAGTCCAATCTTCACTTCGATAACAAACAAGAACCATAAAAGCGGCGTAGCTGGCAGCAACAGAATGATCAAGCCACAAGACAGTGCAAAAAAAAAAGTGGAAAATGGACTAACAAAGCTAAACTAAGCCTCTAAGCCTAGACCTAATGCAAAacagtaaaaagaaaaagaaaaaagaaaaaaagaagaagaaaaacaaatctaaagTTTATCTAAACCGCAGAAATTCCTCAACCACACAAACGAAGTTAATCCCCAAAGTTCCTTTTTTTCACCTTGCTTTCccgcaaaaacaaaaaaaaaattacgaaTTTCGAGCGGAAAATGCCGagaaaataccgaaaaatagcgAAACTAGGATGAAAAAACTGCTACTCcgcagagaaaaaaaaaagaaataaacagaagtaaatttaaaaaaaaaaacctaattcgTGGACGTGCTCCAAAGCCTCGCCAGGACAGCTCACTCACGCCAAACTTGCAAAAGGGAGAAAATCCTTCCCTAATATTTCTCCCACTCCTTTCTCATAATCATTTCTTTTAACAATTTCCAAAAAGGAAGCTCACTGGAAAACGGAAAGTAGAAAATTTATaccattttttaataataaatttacaATAACAGCTACCATCTTATCGGGAAAAAAACAATTTTTATTCTCAATCGACCGTCAAAATTGATCAACTCCCtataaaaaaaagcaaaaaaatacttaaaagatAAGTTGGATAAACAAGCCATTTGCTCTGAcgcaatatttttttaatattatttaataaccTTGTGTGGACCATAAAACACACACACAATGCCCTCTCCGGCATCACTGACTTCGCGTGGAGATGCGCGCGCACGAATCTCGACGTTGGCGGTGTCGTACGACCGGTGCAGTTTCCTAAATAAATGTCCCCCTCGCCGCTCTGATGCtacatttaatttaataaatggGTCTTGTAATTAATATTTACTAAAATCTTTGCAAATATTATATTAATGGAAATTTCCGTTtacgttatttttttttaaaaggaaaagTGAGAAAAGCATCGCGTGATATATCGACCCCCATTTTCACAAAGGGCTGGATGAATTAAGGCGGCTTACGAATTGACTGCCACATGCAGACGATAAATTAAATGAATAGTCTCAGTCTTTTTCGGCGTGACGAtataataatgataaaaaaaaaaaaggagataagACTGAAAAAAGATCACATGCAAAATATAGCCACGCTTTTGCTTCTCCACaggaataatattattatttttatgttaatTTCAATTACGTTCTCTTAAAAGTATTCCTGCTGTTTACCAAAATTTTCCATAGATTGAATTCAGAAAaaacaaaaatttttaaaaacttcacACTCTGACCGAAGTAAACAGAGTTAGAAGGAAAGAGACAAGGGCTGGTATTGAGGGGAGACcgactttgaaaatgaaatgtcGGGGGGTAAATTTAAATATATCTGACTACTTTATGAATTATGCCCGTGTAATTAGGACAATTTACTATTCGGGTTTGGATTCCCGAGAAGTTTGAATTAGGTGGGAATGCAGCGTGTGGCTATGGGCggtttgattaaatttaaaataaagggGAGGAAACGATA contains:
- the LOC122008106 gene encoding AT-hook motif nuclear-localized protein 10-like, with translation MEVRSEPGIVPFSSGVQKSPVQTQSPMQSMRLVYSQDGTALYKPITTTTNTSPAPASSPVPAPPFVPAASAYEGGGGGGGGSGSIELPSLGLPAQGLNINTGDSLKRKRGRPRKYAPDGTMALALTPSPTGATVKRRPYNSKKKQQLAALGSAGIGFTPHVITVKAGEDVSSKIMSFSQHGPRAVCILSANGAISNVTLRQAATSGGTVTYEGRFEILSLSGSFLLTENGGQRSRTGGLSVSLSGPDGRVLGGGVAGMLTAASPVQVVVGSFIADGKKEQKQSVPGEPMSAPEKLAPVGGMMAHSPPSRGTLSESSGGPGSPFNHSTGTCNNGNQQGLPNIPWK